One Oharaeibacter diazotrophicus DNA segment encodes these proteins:
- the rpoC gene encoding DNA-directed RNA polymerase subunit beta' yields MNQEVMNLFNPQAPVQTFDQIKISIASPEKILSWSYGEIKKPETINYRTFKPERDGLFCARIFGPIKDYECLCGKYKRMKYKGVICEKCGVEVTLSRVRRERMGHIELAAPVAHIWFLKSLPSRIGLLLDMPLKDLERILYFEHYVVTEPGLTPLKLHQLLSEQEYMRAQDEYGEDSFTALIGAEAIRELLQSLNLAKLAERLRQEIAESTSELKPKKLAKRVNIIEAFIESGNKPEWMVMSVIPVIPPDLRPLVPLDGGRFATSDLNDLYRRVINRNNRLKRLIELRAPDIIIRNEKRMLQEAVDALFDNGRRGRVITGANKRPLKSLSDMLKGKQGRFRQNLLGKRVDYSGRSVIVVGPEMKLHQCGLPKKMALELFKPFIYSRLDAKGYSSTVKQAKKLVEKERPEVWDILDEVIREHPVMLNRAPTLHRLGIQAFEPVLIEGKAIQLHPLVCSAFNADFDGDQMAVHVPLSLEAQLEARVLMMSTNNILHPANGAPIIVPSQDIVLGLYYLSIMNEGEPGEDMVFSDMGELQHALDTGAVTLHTKIRGRYRGVDKDGNVTSKIYVTSPGRMKIAELLPKHHAVPFDLCNELMTKKKISGMIDAVYRHCGQKESVIFCDRIMALGFREACNAGISFGKDDMVIPETKHNLVEETRALVNDYEQQYSDGLITQGEKYNKVVDAWAKCTDRVADEMMKRISAVRKDDAGRTRPMNSIYMMSHSGARGSPAQMKQLAGMRGLMAKPSGEIIETPIISNFKEGLTVLEYFNSTHGARKGLADTALKTANSGYLTRRLVDVAQDCIITEVDCGASDEGLRMQAIVDAGQVVATLGARILGRTAAEDITVPATGEVVVPKGKLIEERDVEKVEKAGIQSVKIRSVLTCQTKLGVCAKCYGRDLARGTPVNMGEAVGVIAAQSIGEPGTQLTMRTFHIGGTAQVVDSSFIESNFEGTVRIRNRNVVRDSDGKLIAMGRNLAVVVVDDAGNERSTHRVTYGARLHVDDGDKIKRGQRVAEWDPYTRPVLTEVEGVVGFEDLVEGASVSETADEATGITKRVVIDWRGSSRTSDLKPAMVVKGADGKILKLSKGGDARYLLSVDSILSVEPGATVHAGDVLARIPLESAKTRDITGGLPRVAELFEARRPKDHAIIAEIDGTIRFGRDYKNKRRVIIEPHDASLEPKEYLIPKGKHFHLQEGDVVEKGDYIVDGNPAPHDILAIKGVEALAAYLVNEIQEVYRLQGVVINDKHIEVIVRQMLQKVEVTDGGDTDLMGGDQVDRIELDDINARTVEEGKKPAIAHPVLLGITKASLQTRSFISAASFQETTRVLTEAAVNGKTDTLEGLKENVIVGRLIPAGTGGMMNRIRQVATRRDELILEERRKDALGEGSGVPVGDVMEMQTPAE; encoded by the coding sequence ATGAACCAAGAGGTCATGAACCTTTTCAACCCGCAGGCTCCCGTACAGACCTTCGACCAGATCAAGATCTCGATCGCGAGCCCGGAAAAGATCCTTTCGTGGTCCTACGGCGAGATCAAGAAGCCCGAGACCATCAACTACCGCACGTTCAAGCCCGAGCGTGACGGCCTGTTCTGCGCGCGCATCTTCGGACCGATCAAGGACTACGAGTGCTTGTGCGGCAAGTACAAGCGCATGAAGTACAAGGGCGTCATCTGCGAGAAGTGCGGCGTCGAGGTGACGCTGAGCCGCGTGCGCCGCGAGCGCATGGGCCACATCGAGCTCGCCGCGCCTGTCGCGCACATCTGGTTCCTGAAGTCGCTGCCGAGCCGCATCGGCCTGCTGCTCGACATGCCGCTCAAGGACCTCGAGCGCATCCTCTACTTCGAACACTACGTCGTCACCGAGCCCGGTCTCACCCCGCTGAAGCTGCACCAGCTGCTCAGCGAGCAGGAGTACATGCGCGCCCAGGACGAGTACGGCGAGGACTCGTTCACGGCCCTGATCGGCGCCGAGGCGATCCGCGAGCTCTTGCAGTCGCTGAACCTCGCCAAGCTGGCCGAGCGCCTGCGCCAGGAGATCGCCGAGTCGACCTCCGAGCTGAAGCCGAAGAAGCTCGCCAAGCGCGTCAACATCATCGAGGCCTTCATCGAATCCGGCAACAAGCCGGAGTGGATGGTGATGTCGGTGATCCCGGTCATCCCGCCGGACCTGCGCCCGCTGGTCCCGCTGGACGGCGGCCGCTTCGCGACCTCCGACCTCAACGACCTCTACCGCCGCGTCATCAACCGCAACAACCGCCTGAAGCGGCTGATCGAGCTGCGCGCGCCCGACATCATCATCCGCAACGAGAAGCGCATGCTTCAGGAGGCGGTGGACGCGCTGTTCGACAACGGCCGCCGCGGCCGCGTCATCACGGGCGCCAACAAGCGTCCGCTGAAGTCGCTCAGCGACATGCTGAAGGGCAAGCAGGGCCGCTTCCGCCAGAACCTGCTCGGCAAGCGCGTCGACTACTCCGGCCGTTCGGTCATCGTGGTCGGCCCGGAGATGAAGCTGCACCAGTGCGGCCTGCCGAAGAAGATGGCGCTCGAGCTGTTCAAGCCGTTCATCTACTCGCGGCTCGACGCCAAGGGCTACTCGTCGACCGTGAAGCAGGCGAAGAAGCTCGTCGAGAAGGAGCGCCCGGAGGTCTGGGACATCCTCGACGAGGTGATCCGCGAGCATCCGGTTATGCTGAACCGCGCCCCGACGCTGCACCGCCTCGGCATCCAGGCCTTCGAGCCGGTGCTGATCGAGGGCAAGGCGATCCAGCTGCACCCGCTGGTCTGCTCTGCCTTCAACGCGGACTTCGACGGCGACCAGATGGCCGTGCACGTTCCCCTGAGCCTCGAGGCCCAGCTGGAAGCGCGCGTCCTGATGATGTCGACGAACAACATCCTGCACCCCGCGAACGGCGCGCCGATCATCGTGCCGTCGCAGGACATCGTGCTCGGCCTCTACTACCTCTCGATCATGAACGAGGGTGAGCCGGGCGAGGACATGGTGTTCTCCGACATGGGCGAGCTGCAGCACGCGCTCGACACCGGCGCGGTGACGCTGCACACCAAGATCCGCGGCCGCTATCGCGGCGTCGACAAGGACGGCAACGTCACGTCGAAGATCTACGTGACCAGCCCGGGCCGGATGAAGATCGCGGAGCTTCTGCCGAAGCACCACGCGGTGCCGTTCGACCTCTGCAACGAGCTGATGACGAAGAAGAAGATCTCCGGGATGATCGATGCCGTCTACCGGCATTGCGGTCAGAAGGAATCGGTCATCTTCTGCGACCGCATCATGGCGCTCGGCTTCCGCGAGGCCTGCAACGCGGGCATCTCGTTCGGCAAGGACGACATGGTCATCCCCGAGACGAAGCACAATCTCGTCGAGGAGACCCGCGCCCTCGTCAACGACTACGAGCAGCAGTACTCCGACGGCCTGATCACCCAGGGCGAGAAGTACAACAAGGTCGTCGACGCCTGGGCCAAGTGCACCGACCGCGTCGCCGACGAGATGATGAAGCGCATCTCGGCCGTCCGCAAGGACGACGCCGGCCGCACCCGTCCGATGAACTCGATCTACATGATGAGCCATTCGGGCGCCCGTGGTTCGCCGGCTCAGATGAAGCAGCTCGCCGGCATGCGCGGCCTGATGGCGAAGCCTAGCGGAGAGATCATCGAGACGCCGATCATCTCGAACTTCAAGGAAGGCCTGACCGTTCTCGAGTACTTCAACTCGACGCACGGCGCCCGCAAGGGTCTGGCCGACACCGCGCTGAAGACCGCCAACTCGGGCTACCTGACCCGTCGTCTCGTCGACGTGGCGCAGGACTGCATCATCACCGAGGTCGACTGTGGCGCCTCCGACGAGGGCCTGCGCATGCAGGCGATCGTCGACGCCGGTCAGGTGGTCGCCACGCTCGGCGCCCGCATCCTGGGCCGCACCGCGGCCGAGGACATCACCGTCCCCGCCACCGGCGAGGTCGTGGTGCCCAAGGGCAAGCTGATCGAGGAGCGCGACGTCGAGAAGGTCGAGAAGGCCGGCATCCAGTCGGTCAAGATCCGCTCGGTGCTGACCTGCCAGACCAAGCTCGGCGTCTGCGCCAAGTGTTACGGTCGCGACCTCGCGCGCGGCACGCCCGTCAACATGGGCGAGGCCGTGGGCGTCATCGCGGCGCAGTCGATCGGCGAGCCGGGCACCCAGCTCACCATGCGCACGTTCCACATCGGCGGCACGGCGCAGGTGGTCGACTCGTCGTTCATCGAGTCGAACTTCGAGGGCACGGTCCGGATCCGCAACCGCAACGTGGTGCGCGACTCCGACGGCAAGCTGATCGCCATGGGCCGCAACCTCGCGGTCGTGGTGGTGGACGACGCCGGCAACGAGCGTTCGACCCACCGCGTCACCTACGGTGCGCGCCTGCACGTCGACGACGGCGACAAGATCAAGCGCGGCCAGCGCGTCGCCGAGTGGGACCCGTACACCCGTCCGGTGCTCACCGAGGTCGAGGGCGTGGTCGGCTTCGAGGATCTGGTCGAGGGCGCCTCGGTGTCGGAGACCGCCGACGAGGCGACCGGCATCACCAAGCGCGTCGTCATCGACTGGCGCGGCTCCTCGCGCACGTCGGACCTGAAGCCGGCGATGGTGGTCAAGGGCGCCGACGGCAAGATCCTGAAGCTGTCGAAGGGCGGTGACGCCCGCTACCTGCTCTCGGTCGACTCGATCCTCTCGGTCGAGCCGGGCGCGACGGTGCACGCCGGCGACGTGCTGGCGCGTATCCCGCTGGAGAGCGCCAAGACCCGCGACATCACCGGCGGTCTGCCGCGCGTCGCCGAGCTGTTCGAGGCCCGTCGTCCGAAGGATCACGCGATCATCGCGGAGATCGACGGCACGATCCGCTTCGGCCGCGACTACAAGAACAAGCGCCGCGTCATCATCGAGCCGCACGACGCGTCGCTGGAGCCCAAGGAATACCTGATCCCCAAGGGCAAGCACTTCCATCTCCAGGAAGGCGACGTCGTGGAGAAGGGCGATTACATCGTCGACGGCAACCCGGCGCCGCACGACATCCTGGCGATCAAGGGCGTGGAGGCTCTCGCGGCCTACCTCGTCAACGAGATCCAGGAGGTCTACCGGCTCCAGGGCGTGGTGATCAACGACAAGCACATCGAGGTGATCGTCCGCCAGATGCTGCAGAAGGTCGAGGTCACCGACGGCGGCGACACCGACCTGATGGGCGGCGACCAGGTCGACCGCATCGAGCTCGACGACATCAACGCCCGGACGGTCGAAGAGGGCAAGAAGCCGGCGATCGCCCAC
- the rpoB gene encoding DNA-directed RNA polymerase subunit beta has translation MAQTFNGRRRIRKFFGDIREVAEMPNLIEVQKASYDQFLMVEEPKGGRADEGLQSVFKSVFPISDFAGTAYLEFVRYEFEPPKYDVDECRQRGMTFAAPLKVTLRLIVFDVDEDTGAKSVKDIKEQDVYMGDMPLMTDNGTFIVNGTERVIVSQMHRSPGVFFDHDKGKTHSSGKLLFAARIIPYRGSWLDIEFDAKDIVYARIDRRRKIPVTSLLFALGLDGEEILGTFYNKILYTRDKGGWRMPYDAQRMKGMKAVGDLVDADTGEVVVEAGRKLTARAARQLADKGLKALKVTDEDLEGLYLAEDVVNYGTGEIYAEAGEEITPKMMTLLKDLGYDELPLLDIDHVNTGAYIRNTLSVDKNETREEALFDIYRVMRPGEPPTVDTAEAMFQSLFFDAERYDLSAVGRVKMNMRLDLKCPDTVRVLRKEDILAVIRTLVELRDGKGEIDDIDNLGNRRVRSVGELMENQYRVGLLRMERAIKERMSSVDIDTVMPQDLINAKPAAAAVREFFGSSQLSQFMDQTNPLSEITHKRRLSALGPGGLTRERAGFEVRDVHPTHYGRICPIETPEGPNIGLINSLATFARVNKYGFIESPYRKVVDGRVTDEVIYLSAMEESKYTVAQANVEFDASGKLTEDLVVCRQAGENVLVTPDRVDFMDVSPKQLVSVAAALIPFLENDDANRALMGSNMQRQAVPLVRAEAPFVGTGMEPVVARDSGAAIGARRGGVVDQVDATRIVIRATEDLDPSKSGVDIYRLMKFQRSNQSTCINQRPLVRVGDVVEKGDIIADGPSTDLGDLALGRNVLVAFMPWNGYNFEDSILLSEKIVGEDVFTSIHIDEFEVMARDTKLGPEEITRDIPNVSEEALKNLDEAGIVYIGADVQAGDILVGKITPKGESPMTPEEKLLRAIFGEKASDVRDTSLRVPPGVTGTIVEVRVFNRHGVEKDERAMAIEREEIERLAKDRDDEQAILDRNVYGRLAAMLSGKVGVAGPKGFRKDTELDQERLEEYPRSQWWQFAVADDAQMAEIEALRKQYDESRKRLEQRFIDKVEKLQRGDELPPGVMKMVKVFVAVKRKIQPGDKMAGRHGNKGVVSRIVPVEDMPFLEDGTHVDIVLNPLGVPSRMNVGQILETHLGWACAGMGRKIGEMLDAYRQSGAIEPLRERIVDTFEGSPKTEKVREFDDEAVVRLAEQVKKGVSIATPVFDGAREPDVVDLLKKAGLHTSGQSTLYDGRTGESFDRKVTVGYIYMLKLHHLVDDKIHARSIGPYSLVTQQPLGGKAQFGGQRFGEMEVWALEAYGAAYTLQEMLTVKSDDVAGRTKVYEAIVRGDDSFEAGIPESFNVLVKEMRSLGLNVELVNSKERAGVLDADRPADAAE, from the coding sequence GCGCCGCTCAAGGTGACGCTGCGGCTGATCGTGTTCGACGTGGACGAGGACACCGGCGCCAAGTCCGTCAAGGACATCAAGGAGCAGGACGTCTACATGGGCGACATGCCGCTCATGACGGACAACGGCACCTTCATCGTCAACGGCACCGAGCGCGTGATCGTCTCGCAGATGCACCGCTCGCCGGGCGTGTTCTTCGACCACGACAAGGGCAAGACGCACTCCTCGGGCAAGCTGCTGTTCGCCGCCCGCATCATCCCGTACCGCGGTTCCTGGCTCGACATCGAGTTCGACGCCAAGGACATCGTCTACGCGCGCATCGATCGGCGCCGGAAGATCCCGGTGACGTCGCTGTTGTTCGCGCTCGGGCTCGACGGCGAGGAGATCCTCGGCACCTTCTACAACAAAATCCTCTACACCCGCGACAAGGGCGGGTGGCGGATGCCCTACGACGCCCAGCGCATGAAGGGCATGAAGGCCGTCGGCGACCTCGTCGACGCCGACACCGGCGAGGTCGTGGTCGAGGCCGGTCGCAAGCTGACCGCCCGCGCCGCCCGCCAGCTCGCCGACAAGGGCCTCAAGGCCCTGAAGGTGACCGACGAGGATCTCGAGGGTCTCTACCTCGCCGAGGACGTGGTCAACTACGGCACCGGCGAGATCTACGCCGAGGCCGGCGAAGAGATCACGCCCAAGATGATGACGCTGCTGAAGGATCTCGGCTACGACGAGCTCCCGCTGCTCGACATCGACCACGTCAACACCGGCGCCTACATCCGCAACACGCTCTCGGTCGACAAGAACGAGACGCGCGAAGAGGCCCTGTTCGACATCTACCGGGTGATGCGCCCGGGCGAGCCGCCGACCGTGGACACCGCCGAGGCGATGTTCCAGTCGCTGTTCTTCGACGCCGAGCGCTACGACCTCTCCGCGGTCGGCCGCGTGAAGATGAACATGCGCCTCGACCTCAAGTGCCCGGACACCGTCCGCGTGCTGCGCAAGGAGGACATCCTCGCGGTCATCCGCACGCTCGTCGAGCTGCGCGACGGCAAGGGCGAGATCGACGACATCGACAACCTCGGCAACCGCCGCGTCCGCTCGGTCGGCGAGCTGATGGAGAACCAGTACCGCGTCGGCCTCCTGCGCATGGAGCGCGCGATCAAGGAGCGCATGTCCTCGGTCGACATCGACACGGTCATGCCGCAGGACCTGATCAACGCCAAGCCGGCGGCGGCCGCCGTGCGCGAGTTCTTCGGCTCGTCGCAGCTGTCGCAGTTCATGGACCAGACCAACCCGCTCTCGGAGATCACGCACAAGCGTCGTCTCTCGGCCCTCGGCCCGGGCGGTCTGACCCGCGAGCGCGCCGGCTTCGAGGTGCGCGACGTGCACCCGACGCACTACGGCCGCATCTGCCCGATCGAGACGCCGGAAGGCCCGAACATCGGCCTGATCAACTCGCTGGCGACTTTCGCCCGCGTCAACAAGTACGGCTTCATCGAGAGCCCCTACCGCAAGGTCGTCGACGGCCGCGTCACGGACGAGGTGATCTACCTCTCCGCGATGGAGGAATCGAAGTACACGGTCGCCCAGGCGAACGTGGAGTTCGACGCGTCGGGCAAGCTGACCGAGGACCTCGTCGTCTGCCGTCAGGCCGGCGAGAACGTGCTCGTGACGCCGGACCGCGTCGACTTCATGGACGTGTCGCCGAAGCAGCTCGTCTCGGTCGCCGCGGCGCTGATCCCGTTCCTCGAGAACGACGACGCCAACCGCGCCCTGATGGGCTCGAACATGCAGCGTCAGGCGGTTCCGCTGGTGCGCGCCGAGGCCCCGTTCGTCGGCACCGGCATGGAGCCGGTGGTGGCGCGCGACTCCGGTGCGGCCATCGGCGCCCGCCGTGGCGGCGTGGTCGACCAGGTCGACGCCACCCGTATCGTCATCCGGGCGACCGAGGACCTCGACCCCTCGAAGTCCGGCGTCGACATCTACCGACTGATGAAGTTCCAGCGCTCCAACCAGTCGACCTGCATCAACCAGCGTCCGCTGGTGCGCGTCGGCGACGTGGTGGAGAAGGGCGACATCATCGCCGACGGCCCGTCGACGGACCTCGGCGACCTCGCCCTCGGCCGCAACGTGCTCGTCGCGTTCATGCCCTGGAACGGCTACAACTTCGAGGACTCGATCCTCCTCTCCGAGAAGATCGTCGGCGAGGACGTGTTCACGTCCATCCACATCGACGAGTTCGAGGTGATGGCCCGTGACACCAAACTCGGTCCGGAGGAGATCACGCGCGACATTCCGAACGTGTCGGAAGAGGCGCTGAAGAACCTCGACGAAGCCGGCATCGTCTACATCGGCGCCGACGTCCAGGCCGGCGACATCCTGGTCGGCAAGATCACGCCGAAGGGCGAGAGCCCGATGACGCCGGAGGAGAAGCTGCTCCGCGCCATCTTCGGCGAGAAGGCGTCGGACGTGCGCGACACCTCGCTGCGGGTGCCCCCGGGCGTGACCGGCACGATCGTCGAAGTGCGCGTCTTCAACCGCCACGGCGTCGAGAAGGACGAGCGCGCCATGGCGATCGAGCGCGAGGAGATCGAGCGCCTCGCCAAGGACCGCGACGACGAGCAGGCGATCCTCGACCGCAACGTCTACGGTCGTCTCGCCGCCATGCTGTCCGGCAAGGTCGGCGTCGCCGGCCCGAAGGGATTCCGCAAGGACACCGAGCTCGACCAGGAGCGCCTGGAGGAGTATCCGCGCTCGCAGTGGTGGCAGTTCGCCGTCGCCGACGACGCGCAGATGGCGGAGATCGAAGCGCTGCGCAAGCAGTACGACGAGAGCCGCAAGCGCCTCGAGCAGCGCTTCATCGACAAGGTCGAGAAGCTGCAGCGCGGCGACGAGCTGCCGCCGGGCGTCATGAAGATGGTCAAGGTCTTCGTGGCGGTGAAGCGCAAGATCCAGCCGGGCGACAAGATGGCCGGCCGTCACGGCAACAAGGGTGTCGTGTCGCGGATCGTGCCGGTGGAGGACATGCCGTTCCTCGAGGACGGCACCCACGTCGACATCGTGCTGAACCCGCTCGGCGTGCCCTCGCGCATGAACGTCGGCCAGATCCTCGAGACCCACCTCGGCTGGGCCTGCGCGGGCATGGGCCGCAAGATCGGCGAGATGCTGGACGCCTACCGGCAGTCCGGCGCCATCGAGCCGCTGCGCGAGCGCATCGTCGACACCTTCGAGGGCTCGCCCAAGACCGAGAAGGTCCGCGAGTTCGACGACGAGGCGGTGGTGCGTCTCGCCGAGCAGGTCAAGAAGGGCGTCTCGATCGCGACGCCGGTCTTCGACGGCGCCCGCGAGCCGGACGTGGTCGACCTCCTGAAGAAGGCGGGCCTGCACACCTCGGGCCAGTCGACGCTCTACGACGGCCGGACCGGCGAGTCGTTCGACCGCAAGGTCACCGTCGGCTACATCTACATGCTGAAGCTGCACCACCTCGTGGACGACAAGATCCACGCCCGGTCGATCGGCCCCTACTCGCTCGTCACCCAGCAGCCGCTGGGCGGCAAGGCGCAGTTCGGCGGCCAGCGCTTCGGCGAGATGGAGGTCTGGGCGCTCGAGGCCTACGGCGCGGCCTACACGCTCCAGGAGATGCTGACGGTGAAGTCGGACGACGTGGCCGGCCGCACCAAGGTCTACGAGGCGATCGTCCGCGGCGACGACAGCTTCGAGGCCGGCATCCCCGAGAGCTTCAACGTGCTGGTCAAGGAGATGCGCTCGCTCGGCCTCAACGTCGAGCTGGTGAACTCGAAGGAGCGCGCCGGCGTCCTGGACGCCGACCGCCCGGCCGACGCGGCGGAGTGA